Genomic segment of Alphaproteobacteria bacterium LSUCC0719:
GCTCTGGGTGAACAGGTTTACGCCCAAAACTGCGCATCATGTCATGGCGTTGCACTCGAGGGGCAAGCTAACTGGCAGCAGAGAGATGCAGACGGTTATCTCCCTGCGCCACCTCATGACGAAACAGGACACACCTGGCACCATCCAGACACCTACCTGTTCTTGATGACGAAGTACGGCATCGAGAAAATGATTGGTAAGACATACCCGAACAATATGCCGGCATATGAAGACGAGCTTTCAGACGATGAAATCATCGCTGTCCTGTCGTTCATCAAAAGCACGTGGCCGAATACCGTTAAGCGGCAGCATGACCAGATAAACGCTCGTGCAAACGCTCAATCAAAGGAAAGTTAGATGCCTAAAGTCTTTTCGATTCTCCTGTGCCTTCTTTTTCCACTTTCGGCTCTAGCTCATTCGCCATTGAGCAATTTGTCACCTGAAGATGGGGCCAAACTGGATGATGCGCCTTCGGAAATCAGCATGGTGTTTAAGTCACCAGCTAAGCTGATTAAGCTTGAGTTGCTTAAAGAACAGGCGAGCGCAAAGAAATCATTGCTCGGTGGTCTTTTTGGGAATGACGGCGGCGAAGTCGTACCATTGCCAAACGCCGTCCTGATGGAAATGAGTGACACCCATGTCATACCATTGCCCAAAATCACTGGTGGTGATTATCAGGTCAAGTGGCGGGCTATGGGAGAGGATGGCCACGTTATCAAAGGCGACTTCGTTTTTACCGTTGATAAAAATTAGCACCCCTAAGATTGCCAAGGTTCCGTGCAAGAGTGAATATTGTTGCTCTGAGACGTCTTCTCTTGAATCAAAATTAGGCGTTGATTGCTGGCGATTTGAGACTCGCTGGCGGCCTTTCGGGCCTGCTTGAATCCACAGCCACCTACGCCCAGCTTAGCCCCTCTCAGTGACTCTTAAATCGCCAGCAATGGGGTGCTGGGTGGGCGCCTAGTTCACTTTGAGCCGTGGCTCGATACTGGTCCGTCTGAAGAATTGGTCTTTGAGTGTTTCCATCGCAATTTGCTGGTCTGACTTGCGCACAATGATGCTGTCGTGAACCGAGAAGCAGGGCATGCCATAAGAGTGCATCAGCTCAAGCATTGTCCCGATGATGATTTCGCTTTCGGTGAACATCAGATCAGCCCAGGTGACCTTCTGTGAAGGCCAGTCGGCTAGCATGGGGAAGTGGTCGAGGATGACAGGCTGAAGTGACGTCATAGTCAGTCCAGCGGGCTTG
This window contains:
- a CDS encoding cytochrome c, which produces MTKSHILTIVGTVASLGLVYHLASPVEQATASVTLKPNEQVVVALGEQVYAQNCASCHGVALEGQANWQQRDADGYLPAPPHDETGHTWHHPDTYLFLMTKYGIEKMIGKTYPNNMPAYEDELSDDEIIAVLSFIKSTWPNTVKRQHDQINARANAQSKES
- a CDS encoding copper resistance protein CopC, producing the protein MPKVFSILLCLLFPLSALAHSPLSNLSPEDGAKLDDAPSEISMVFKSPAKLIKLELLKEQASAKKSLLGGLFGNDGGEVVPLPNAVLMEMSDTHVIPLPKITGGDYQVKWRAMGEDGHVIKGDFVFTVDKN